A genomic stretch from Arachis stenosperma cultivar V10309 chromosome 3, arast.V10309.gnm1.PFL2, whole genome shotgun sequence includes:
- the LOC130970555 gene encoding gibberellin 2-beta-dioxygenase-like has protein sequence MVVKVVSHTSELNRFLPIKPCKTTPPTIFSGTPEVDLSHPEAKTIMVKACQDYGFFKLINHGVSFHLISNLENHALNFFSQPQSLKHMAAPPHDPFGYGSSRIGSNGDVGRVEYLLLNTNPDVLSPNSLLILHQLPVLFRCALEEYMVAMKKMCCEVLEVMAEGLGIGERNALSRVVGDERSDSCFRLNHYPAVAADGNMLIGFGEHTDPQIISVLRSNSESGLQICLNDGSWVSVPPDPTSFFINVGDSLQVMTNRRFKSVKHRVLAESKKSRMSMIYFGGAALSEKIAPLKSLMSKDEERIYKEFTWLEYKNAAYKSKLADNRLSLFEK, from the exons ATGGTTGTTAAGGTTGTGTCCCACACAAGCGAATTAAACCGCTTTCTCCCCATCAAGCCATGCAAAACTACTCCTCCAACCATCTTTTCCGGCACCCCTGAGGTTGACCTCTCCCACCCGGAGGCCAAGACAATAATGGTCAAGGCCTGCCAGGACTATGGCTTCTTCAAGCTCATCAACCATGGCGTTTCATTCCACCTCATCTCCAACCTCGAAAACCATGCCCTTAACTTCTTCAGCCAGCCGCAGTCTCTCAAACACATGGCTGCGCCGCCTCACGACCCTTTCGGCTACGGCAGCAGCCGAATTGGCTCCAACGGGGACGTCGGCCGGGTCGAGTACCTCCTCCTCAACACCAACCCCGATGTCCTCTCCCCTAACTCCCTCCTCATTCTCCACCAGTTACCCGTACTCTTCAG ATGCGCGTTGGAAGAGTACATGGTGGCGATGAAGAAGATGTGCTGCGAGGTGCTGGAGGTAATGGCGGAGGGACTGGGGATAGGGGAGAGGAATGCGCTGAGTAGGGTGGTTGGGGACGAGAGGAGTGATTCGTGCTTTAGGTTGAACCACTATCCGGCGGTGGCGGCGGATGGGAATATGTTGATTGGGTTTGGGGAGCACACAGACCCACAGATAATATCAGTGCTTCGATCGAACAGCGAATCAGGGCTTCAGATATGTCTCAACGATGGCAGTTGGGTTTCTGTACCACCCGATCCTACTTCCTTTTTCATCAATGTTGGTGACTCCTTGCAG GTAATGACCAATAGAAGATTTAAAAGTGTAAAGCACAGGGTATTGGCAGAGTCAAAGAAGTCAAGAATGTCAATGATATATTTTGGAGGAGCAGCATTAAGTGAAAAGATAGCACCATTGAAATCACTCATGTCGAAAGATGAAGAGAGAATTTACAAGGAATTCACATGGTTGGAATACAAGAATGCTGCTTACAAGTCAAAGCTTGCTGATAATAGGCTCAGCCTCTTTGAGAAATAA